Proteins encoded together in one Streptomyces umbrinus window:
- a CDS encoding MFS transporter gives MSTHTTEPTGSSKAAESRGLPLAALLALATAVFVTSLAETLPAGVLPAMSADLGVGESAMGQSVTVYAIGTALTAIPLSAATAGWRRKRLLLTAMAGFAAANTVTAVSTDYSLTMAARFVAGVAAGLAWALLAGYARRLAPVRLQGRAIAIVMTGIPVALSLGVPAGTFLGEVLGWRVTFTLMTVLAVALLGWIAAGVPDQPGHRREGRDPILRVLTVPGVAPVLFVTLVFVLAHTILYTYIATFLDGLGMGGSTDLVLLVFGVASLAGIWFVGARVDRRLRALTLASALLVAVAAALLAVPADSPALVYTAVALWGLGWGGAPTLLQTAVTDAGGDAADAAQAALVTLWNVAMAGGGVVGGVLLDHLGTGSLPWSVLLLLIPVVMVVAARTQEFPAGGER, from the coding sequence ATGAGCACCCACACCACAGAACCGACCGGTTCCTCCAAGGCAGCCGAGAGCCGCGGGCTCCCTCTCGCCGCGCTCCTCGCCCTGGCCACGGCCGTCTTCGTCACGAGCCTCGCCGAGACGCTGCCCGCGGGCGTCCTGCCCGCGATGAGTGCCGACCTCGGCGTCGGTGAGTCCGCGATGGGGCAGTCGGTCACCGTCTACGCGATCGGCACCGCACTCACCGCGATCCCCTTGTCCGCGGCCACCGCCGGATGGCGGCGCAAACGGCTGCTGCTCACGGCGATGGCGGGGTTCGCCGCCGCCAACACGGTGACCGCGGTCTCCACCGACTACTCCCTGACCATGGCGGCCCGGTTCGTCGCCGGTGTGGCCGCGGGCCTGGCCTGGGCGCTGCTCGCCGGGTACGCCCGCCGACTGGCGCCCGTCCGTCTGCAGGGCAGGGCGATCGCGATCGTGATGACGGGCATCCCAGTCGCATTGTCGCTGGGAGTGCCCGCGGGGACCTTCCTCGGCGAAGTACTCGGCTGGCGGGTGACGTTCACGCTGATGACCGTGCTCGCGGTCGCCCTGCTCGGCTGGATCGCGGCGGGCGTTCCGGACCAGCCGGGGCACCGGCGGGAGGGCCGGGACCCGATCCTGCGGGTCCTGACGGTTCCGGGGGTGGCACCGGTCCTGTTCGTCACACTGGTCTTCGTACTGGCCCACACGATCCTGTACACGTACATCGCCACGTTCCTGGACGGGCTGGGCATGGGCGGATCGACGGATCTGGTGTTGCTGGTGTTCGGCGTCGCGTCCCTGGCCGGCATCTGGTTCGTGGGTGCGCGCGTCGACCGGCGCCTGCGCGCCCTGACGCTCGCGAGCGCGCTGCTCGTCGCCGTGGCGGCCGCGCTGCTGGCCGTGCCGGCCGACAGCCCCGCACTCGTCTACACCGCGGTGGCGCTGTGGGGGCTCGGCTGGGGAGGCGCCCCCACGCTGTTGCAGACGGCCGTGACCGACGCGGGTGGTGACGCGGCGGACGCCGCGCAGGCCGCGCTCGTCACGCTGTGGAATGTAGCGATGGCCGGCGGCGGGGTGGTTGGGGGCGTCCTGCTCGACCACCTCGGCACGGGTTCGCTCCCGTGGAGCGTGCTGTTGCTACTGATTCCGGTGGTGATGGTGGTGGCCGCCCGGACCCAGGAGTTCCCTGCCGGGGGCGAGCGGTAG